In a single window of the Candidatus Poribacteria bacterium genome:
- a CDS encoding Tm-1-like ATP-binding domain-containing protein yields MTKTVCIVGTMDTKGLEFSFIKTQIESTGTATCVINTGILGEPQLTPDVSADEVAQAGGSSLQALRDEGDRGNSVAVMAQGAAALVAEKQAAGEIDGIISLGGSAGTTIGTTAMQAVPVGVPKIMVSTLASGDTSPYVQSKDISMMYSVVDIAGINRLSRQILANAAGAIVGMVNAEVPAAIVDKPLIAATMFGVTTPCVTKAMEILEAAGYEVLVFHATGTGGQAMEDLVKGGFLAGVLDATTTELADELVGGILSAGPDRLEAAGESGLPQVVAPGALDMVNFGPPDTVPEQFSDRLFYQHNPTVTLMRTTAEETAELGRIMARKLNEAQGPTTVIIPTQGVSAIDKTGQPFDSPEARTAWSENLKAHIGSNVTVIEMDAHINDDEFATKLVEILLASIE; encoded by the coding sequence ATGACGAAAACGGTTTGCATTGTCGGCACAATGGACACGAAGGGTTTGGAATTCTCGTTTATCAAAACACAGATAGAATCAACCGGCACCGCAACGTGTGTTATTAATACGGGTATATTGGGAGAACCCCAATTAACGCCGGACGTTTCTGCGGATGAAGTCGCACAAGCGGGCGGTTCGTCTCTCCAGGCTTTGAGAGATGAAGGCGACCGAGGTAACAGTGTCGCTGTGATGGCGCAAGGTGCAGCTGCGCTCGTTGCTGAAAAACAGGCAGCAGGCGAAATTGACGGGATCATCTCACTCGGTGGTTCCGCAGGAACGACCATCGGCACGACGGCGATGCAGGCAGTCCCAGTAGGTGTCCCGAAAATTATGGTGTCAACCTTAGCATCGGGTGACACGAGTCCGTATGTCCAATCCAAAGACATAAGTATGATGTATTCTGTTGTGGACATCGCTGGCATTAACAGGTTGTCACGGCAGATTCTTGCCAACGCCGCTGGTGCGATCGTCGGGATGGTGAATGCGGAAGTCCCTGCGGCGATAGTAGACAAGCCTTTAATCGCCGCGACGATGTTCGGTGTGACAACACCATGCGTCACAAAAGCGATGGAAATCCTTGAAGCCGCTGGTTATGAAGTCCTCGTCTTTCACGCAACGGGTACCGGTGGACAAGCGATGGAAGATCTCGTCAAAGGCGGTTTTCTCGCTGGCGTGTTAGACGCGACAACAACAGAACTTGCTGACGAATTGGTGGGTGGGATACTCAGTGCGGGTCCCGATCGGTTGGAAGCTGCCGGAGAATCTGGACTGCCACAAGTTGTCGCCCCAGGTGCACTGGACATGGTGAATTTCGGTCCCCCTGACACAGTGCCAGAGCAGTTCAGCGATCGGTTGTTTTACCAGCACAATCCGACTGTGACCCTGATGCGGACAACCGCTGAAGAAACCGCTGAACTTGGACGCATCATGGCTCGTAAACTCAACGAGGCACAGGGACCTACAACAGTTATCATTCCAACTCAGGGCGTATCGGCGATCGACAAAACAGGACAACCCTTTGACTCTCCGGAAGCACGCACCGCATGGAGTGAGAATCTGAAGGCGCATATCGGCAGCAACGTCACAGTTATTGAGATGGACGCTCACATCAATGACGACGAGTTCGCAACAAAACTCGTAGAAATACTGTTAGCGAGTATTGAGTAA
- a CDS encoding phytanoyl-CoA dioxygenase family protein, whose product MAKTYRTLTQEDINHFIEKGHVILKDCFPRELAEEWQAFAFKRLGYDPDDPTTWEEPRVHLPSMNRVLIEDVAPRAWDAICDLLGDEDRIVNFWGDSKPGWSDGFIINFGLGADTPWQPPSPEVGGWHKDGDFFRHFLDSPEQGLLTIVVWSDIYPQSGGTFVACDSVQHVAQRLYEHPEGLLPGGFGGLIDKCKDFVEITGNAGDVVLLHPFILHAASQNPSGRARFITNPPVSLKEPMNFNRENPDDFSPVELGVLHGLGKNRLDFKPTAQRERLVPERVKRQQKMLEEQKKRLEADSSR is encoded by the coding sequence ATGGCAAAAACCTATAGGACACTTACCCAAGAAGATATTAACCACTTCATTGAGAAGGGACATGTTATCCTGAAAGACTGCTTTCCGCGCGAGTTGGCAGAAGAATGGCAAGCCTTCGCTTTTAAGCGACTCGGTTATGATCCAGACGATCCAACGACTTGGGAGGAACCGCGCGTTCATCTGCCTTCCATGAACAGGGTACTGATTGAGGACGTTGCACCGAGGGCGTGGGATGCCATCTGTGATCTACTCGGCGATGAAGACAGGATTGTCAATTTTTGGGGCGATTCTAAACCCGGGTGGAGTGATGGTTTTATTATTAACTTCGGGTTAGGCGCGGACACACCATGGCAACCACCTTCACCAGAAGTCGGTGGATGGCATAAAGATGGTGATTTCTTCCGTCATTTCTTAGATAGCCCGGAACAGGGCTTGCTCACAATCGTCGTCTGGTCGGATATCTATCCCCAGAGTGGCGGAACGTTTGTGGCGTGCGATTCGGTCCAGCATGTTGCACAGCGGTTGTATGAACATCCAGAAGGATTGTTGCCGGGCGGGTTTGGCGGACTCATTGACAAATGCAAAGATTTTGTAGAAATCACGGGAAATGCAGGCGATGTCGTGCTGCTGCATCCGTTCATCTTGCACGCTGCTTCGCAGAATCCTTCCGGACGCGCCCGTTTCATCACGAATCCGCCAGTTTCCCTCAAGGAACCGATGAATTTCAATCGTGAGAATCCAGACGATTTCTCACCTGTGGAGTTAGGGGTGCTGCACGGATTAGGGAAAAACCGTCTCGATTTCAAACCAACGGCACAGCGAGAACGTTTAGTCCCAGAACGCGTCAAACGTCAGCAGAAGATGCTCGAAGAGCAGAAAAAGCGACTCGAAGCCGATTCCAGTAGGTAA